In Blattabacterium cuenoti, a single window of DNA contains:
- the rpsS gene encoding 30S ribosomal protein S19 — translation MPRSLKKGPYVYHKLYKKVLQNIKLGKKKIIKTWSRSTTIIPDFVGQTFAIHNGRKFINVYITENMIGHKLGEFSPTRIFRGHSGNKNRLKSKN, via the coding sequence ATGCCTAGATCTTTAAAAAAAGGACCATATGTATATCATAAATTATATAAAAAAGTATTGCAAAATATTAAATTAGGTAAAAAAAAAATTATTAAAACATGGTCCAGATCAACTACTATTATTCCTGATTTTGTAGGTCAAACATTTGCTATTCATAATGGAAGAAAATTTATTAACGTATATATTACTGAAAATATGATTGGACATAAATTAGGAGAATTTTCTCCTACTCGTATATTTAGAGGACATTCTGGTAATAAAAATAGA
- the rplB gene encoding 50S ribosomal protein L2 encodes MSIKKLKAITPGQRFRVINKFKKITEYIPEKSLTLGKKKTGGRNNVGRRTIRYCGGGHKKKYRIIDFKRKKFDIYATIKSIEYDPNRSSLISLLHYADGEKRYIIAMEGFKIGQQIISGKKIPFNIGNSSFLREIPLGTNVSCIELLPGQGAKIARSAGSYAQLFAKDQKFATLKFPSGEIRMIMLDCMATIGIVSNSNHQLVMLGKAGRNRYLGKRPRTRGVAMNPVDHPMGGGEGKASGGIPRSRKGIPSKGFRTRSKNKYSNKYILKKIKK; translated from the coding sequence ATGTCAATTAAAAAATTAAAAGCCATAACTCCAGGTCAACGTTTTAGAGTTATTAATAAATTTAAAAAAATTACAGAATATATTCCTGAAAAATCTCTTACTTTAGGTAAAAAGAAAACAGGTGGTAGAAATAATGTTGGAAGAAGAACTATTAGATATTGTGGAGGAGGCCATAAAAAAAAATATAGAATAATTGATTTTAAAAGAAAAAAATTTGATATTTATGCTACAATAAAGTCAATTGAATATGATCCTAATCGATCATCCTTAATTTCTTTATTACATTATGCAGATGGTGAAAAACGTTATATTATAGCTATGGAAGGATTTAAAATAGGACAACAAATAATTTCTGGAAAAAAAATTCCTTTTAATATAGGGAATTCTTCATTTTTAAGAGAAATTCCATTAGGAACTAATGTATCTTGTATAGAATTATTACCTGGTCAAGGAGCTAAAATTGCTAGAAGTGCTGGAAGTTATGCTCAATTATTTGCAAAAGATCAAAAATTTGCTACATTAAAATTTCCATCTGGAGAAATTAGAATGATCATGTTAGATTGTATGGCAACTATTGGTATAGTTTCTAATTCAAATCATCAATTAGTAATGCTTGGTAAAGCTGGAAGAAATCGTTATTTAGGTAAAAGACCTAGAACAAGAGGTGTTGCAATGAATCCTGTTGATCATCCTATGGGAGGTGGTGAAGGAAAAGCATCTGGTGGAATTCCTAGAAGTAGAAAAGGAATTCCATCTAAAGGTTTTAGAACTCGTTCTAAAAATAAATATTCTAATAAATATATTTTAAAAAAAATAAAAAAATAA
- the rplW gene encoding 50S ribosomal protein L23 produces MNLIIKPFFSKKSSIIQEKNKCYTFLIRLNSNKIELKKEFYEMFGITVKNIRTMIYYKKNKSKYTKKGLIQGKSKTFKKVIIQLNDNESIDLLYQKNNSKNLNK; encoded by the coding sequence ATGAATTTAATTATTAAACCTTTTTTTTCTAAAAAATCATCTATTATTCAAGAAAAAAATAAATGTTATACTTTTTTAATACGATTAAATAGTAATAAAATTGAATTAAAAAAAGAATTTTATGAAATGTTTGGAATTACAGTTAAAAATATTAGAACTATGATTTATTATAAAAAAAATAAATCAAAATATACTAAAAAAGGATTAATACAAGGAAAAAGTAAAACATTTAAAAAAGTTATTATTCAATTAAATGATAATGAATCTATTGATTTATTATATCAAAAAAATAATTCTAAAAATTTAAATAAATAA
- the rplD gene encoding 50S ribosomal protein L4, with the protein MKLNVLNKNGNITDKKIDFKDLIFSTKSYDHCIYLEIKRYLSAQRQGTHDSKNRSKIIGSNRKLHKQKGLGGSRKGSIKNPIFRGGGRIFGPIPRKYIKKTNKITKHLVRQYILEYKLKTNTVFVIEDITLTNPSTKTLVKILTTLKLNNKKSLLIINDKNKNLYLSSRNLTNFKLLSINDLNSYLLLKYYYIIFTESSLINVFNFFKKKI; encoded by the coding sequence ATGAAATTAAATGTTTTAAATAAAAATGGAAATATTACTGATAAAAAAATAGATTTTAAAGATTTAATATTTTCAACAAAATCTTATGATCATTGTATTTATTTAGAAATTAAAAGATATCTTTCTGCACAACGTCAAGGAACTCATGATAGTAAAAATAGAAGTAAAATAATTGGAAGTAATAGAAAATTACATAAACAAAAAGGTCTTGGTGGATCTAGAAAAGGAAGTATCAAAAATCCTATATTTAGAGGAGGAGGACGAATCTTTGGTCCTATACCAAGAAAATATATAAAAAAAACAAATAAAATAACTAAACATTTAGTTAGACAATATATTTTAGAATATAAATTAAAAACAAATACAGTTTTTGTAATAGAAGATATTACATTAACAAATCCTAGTACGAAAACTTTAGTTAAAATTTTAACTACATTAAAATTAAATAATAAAAAATCATTACTAATTATTAATGATAAAAATAAAAATTTATATTTATCTTCTAGAAATTTAACAAATTTTAAATTATTGTCTATCAATGATTTAAATAGTTATTTATTATTAAAATATTATTATATTATTTTTACTGAAAGTTCATTAATTAATGTATTTAATTTTTTTAAGAAAAAAATATGA
- the rplC gene encoding 50S ribosomal protein L3 — protein MLKLRVKELIGFNLGMTSFFSETGYNIPCTLIQFKSCYIIQIKTLTKDGYEAIQLGVLNKKKKHTNKPLLGHFCKSGISPKKKLIEVKTFSSLPDTDIKIGLCINNNINTLFSVGELVNIQSLSKGKGFQGVVKRHGFSGVGEKTHGQHNRLRAPGSIGAGSDPSRVFKGKKMGGRMGNQKVTIKNLKILKINIEKQILIIKGSVPGNKYSYLIIKKQK, from the coding sequence ATGTTAAAATTAAGAGTAAAAGAATTAATAGGATTTAATTTAGGAATGACTAGTTTTTTTTCTGAAACAGGTTATAATATTCCGTGTACTTTAATACAATTTAAATCATGTTATATTATACAAATAAAAACATTAACAAAAGATGGATATGAAGCTATTCAATTAGGTGTTTTAAACAAAAAAAAAAAACATACTAATAAACCTTTATTAGGCCATTTTTGTAAATCAGGGATTTCTCCTAAAAAAAAACTGATAGAAGTTAAAACTTTTTCATCTTTACCTGATACAGATATTAAAATTGGATTATGTATTAATAATAATATCAATACATTATTCTCAGTTGGAGAATTAGTAAATATTCAATCTTTATCTAAAGGAAAAGGATTTCAAGGTGTAGTAAAAAGACATGGATTTTCTGGGGTAGGAGAAAAAACTCATGGACAACATAATCGATTAAGAGCTCCAGGTTCAATAGGAGCAGGGTCTGATCCATCTAGAGTATTTAAAGGTAAAAAAATGGGAGGAAGAATGGGTAATCAAAAAGTTACAATTAAGAATTTAAAAATATTGAAAATAAATATAGAAAAACAAATATTAATTATTAAAGGATCAGTTCCAGGCAATAAATATTCATATTTAATTATTAAAAAACAAAAATGA
- the rpsJ gene encoding 30S ribosomal protein S10 → MGHNIKIKLKSYDYNLLDKSAEKIVNSVLPTGVILNGPVPLPTEKKIYTVLRSPHVNKKSREQFILPTHKRLLHIHNASSKTVDALMKLELPSGVEAEIKV, encoded by the coding sequence ATGGGTCATAATATAAAAATTAAGTTAAAATCTTATGATTATAATCTGTTAGATAAATCTGCAGAAAAAATTGTAAATTCGGTATTACCGACTGGAGTAATATTAAATGGACCAGTTCCATTGCCTACGGAAAAAAAAATATATACTGTTTTACGATCACCACATGTTAATAAAAAATCTAGAGAACAATTTATTTTACCTACTCATAAAAGATTATTACATATACATAATGCATCTTCTAAAACCGTTGATGCATTAATGAAATTAGAATTACCAAGTGGAGTAGAAGCAGAAATTAAAGTATAA
- the fusA gene encoding elongation factor G, translating to MSKNLNYTRNIGIAAHIDAGKTTTTERILFYTGINHKLGEVHDGAATMDWMLQEQERGITITSAATCCRWKYKNNEYNINIIDTPGHVDFTVEVERSLRVLDGMIVLFSAVEGVEPQSETVWRQANKYSIPRIAFVNKMDRQGSDFFNVCLQIKKMLGANSVPLQIPIGSGDNFIGIVDLIKKKGIIWNDENYGLTFKEIPIPYNMKEIVKVYYNNIIESLSEYDDKIMEKFLYDQNSISEKEIICSLKKNTINMNIIPIFCGSSFKNKGVQTILDAICMYLPSPLEVKNIIGINPISKNQEIRAPNNNDPFSALAFKISSDPFVGRLAFFRVYSGQIHAGSYSFNVRSKNKERISRIYQMHANKQIPIKKIGAGDIAAIVGLKNIKTGDTLCDENYPILLDNISFPEPVIGLAIEPKLKSDIDKMSLALSKLMEEDPTFQVRTDSYTGQTIISGMGELHLEIIVDRMKREFKVEVNQGNPQVEYKEALRIGVKHREIYKKQTGGRGKFADILFKLEPGDYGKQGLEFISKIKGGNIPKEYLPSIEKGCRDMMKNGPLSGYEIDNAKITILDGSYHSVDSDQISFEIAGKLGFKAAAKKTNPILLEPIMKLEVIVPEENMGDIIGDINKRRGIIQNMIDKNNTKIIKAMIPLSEMFGYVTVLRTLSSGRGTSSMEFSHYDSVPKNIVNNIINN from the coding sequence ATGAGTAAAAATTTAAATTATACTAGAAATATAGGAATAGCAGCTCATATTGATGCTGGAAAAACAACAACAACAGAAAGAATTTTATTTTATACTGGTATTAATCATAAACTTGGAGAAGTTCATGATGGAGCAGCTACAATGGATTGGATGTTACAAGAACAGGAGCGTGGAATTACAATAACTTCTGCTGCTACATGTTGTAGATGGAAATATAAAAATAATGAATATAATATTAATATAATTGATACACCTGGTCATGTAGATTTTACAGTTGAAGTAGAAAGATCTTTAAGAGTTTTAGATGGAATGATAGTATTATTTAGTGCGGTAGAGGGCGTTGAACCACAATCTGAAACTGTTTGGAGACAAGCTAATAAATATTCTATTCCAAGAATAGCTTTTGTGAATAAAATGGATAGACAAGGTTCAGATTTTTTTAATGTTTGTTTACAAATTAAAAAGATGTTAGGAGCTAATTCAGTTCCATTACAAATTCCCATTGGATCAGGAGATAATTTTATTGGAATAGTAGATTTAATTAAAAAAAAAGGAATTATTTGGAATGATGAAAATTATGGATTAACATTTAAAGAAATTCCTATTCCATATAATATGAAAGAAATAGTAAAAGTTTATTATAATAATATAATTGAATCATTATCAGAATATGATGATAAAATTATGGAAAAATTTTTATATGATCAAAATTCTATTTCTGAAAAAGAAATAATTTGTTCATTAAAAAAAAATACTATTAATATGAATATTATTCCTATTTTTTGTGGATCTTCTTTTAAAAATAAAGGTGTTCAAACAATACTAGATGCTATATGTATGTATTTACCTTCTCCATTAGAAGTAAAAAATATTATAGGAATTAATCCAATTAGTAAAAACCAAGAAATTAGAGCGCCTAATAATAATGATCCATTTTCTGCATTAGCATTTAAAATATCTAGTGATCCGTTTGTTGGTAGATTAGCTTTTTTTAGAGTATATTCTGGTCAAATACATGCTGGATCTTATAGTTTTAATGTTAGATCTAAAAATAAAGAACGAATTTCTAGAATTTATCAAATGCATGCAAATAAACAAATTCCTATTAAAAAAATAGGAGCTGGTGATATTGCTGCTATTGTTGGATTAAAAAATATTAAAACTGGAGATACTTTATGTGATGAAAATTATCCAATTTTATTAGATAATATATCATTTCCCGAACCAGTAATTGGGTTAGCTATTGAACCCAAATTAAAATCTGATATTGATAAAATGAGTTTAGCACTTTCTAAATTGATGGAAGAAGATCCAACTTTTCAAGTTAGAACAGATAGTTATACAGGACAAACTATTATTTCTGGAATGGGGGAACTACATTTAGAAATTATTGTAGATAGAATGAAAAGAGAATTTAAAGTAGAAGTTAATCAAGGAAATCCTCAAGTAGAATATAAAGAAGCATTAAGAATAGGTGTTAAACATAGAGAAATTTATAAAAAACAGACTGGAGGAAGAGGTAAATTTGCTGATATATTATTTAAATTAGAACCAGGTGATTATGGAAAACAAGGATTAGAATTTATTAGTAAAATAAAAGGAGGAAATATTCCAAAAGAGTATTTACCTTCTATAGAAAAAGGATGTAGAGATATGATGAAAAATGGACCATTATCTGGTTATGAAATTGATAATGCTAAAATTACAATTTTAGATGGGTCATATCATTCAGTTGATTCTGATCAAATATCTTTTGAAATAGCAGGCAAATTAGGATTTAAAGCTGCTGCTAAAAAAACTAATCCAATATTATTAGAACCAATTATGAAATTAGAAGTTATAGTCCCAGAAGAAAATATGGGAGATATTATAGGAGATATAAATAAAAGAAGAGGAATTATTCAAAATATGATTGATAAAAATAATACAAAAATTATTAAAGCTATGATTCCATTATCAGAAATGTTTGGATATGTTACAGTATTAAGAACATTATCATCTGGACGTGGAACATCAAGTATGGAATTTTCTCATTATGATTCGGTTCCAAAAAATATTGTAAATAATATTATAAATAATTAA
- the rpsG gene encoding 30S ribosomal protein S7: MRKIRKKQKIYFPDPKFNEPLVSRFINHLMKNGKKNLAYKIFYNAMDKIDSMNSHKENNKKTALEIWKEGLSNVMPHVEVRHRRMGGTNIQIPVPISSNNKITKSIKLLITCASRRKNEKTMSDKLAFEIMDAFNSQGEAFKQKENIHKMAEANKAFSHFRF; this comes from the coding sequence ATGAGAAAAATAAGGAAAAAACAAAAAATATATTTTCCAGATCCAAAATTTAATGAACCTTTAGTTAGTAGATTTATAAATCATTTAATGAAAAATGGTAAAAAAAATTTAGCTTATAAAATTTTTTATAATGCTATGGATAAAATTGATTCTATGAATTCTCATAAAGAGAATAATAAAAAAACAGCATTAGAAATTTGGAAAGAAGGATTAAGTAATGTTATGCCTCATGTAGAGGTTAGACATCGTCGTATGGGAGGAACTAATATTCAAATTCCTGTACCTATTTCTTCTAATAATAAAATTACCAAATCTATTAAATTATTAATTACATGTGCTTCTAGGAGAAAAAATGAAAAAACTATGTCTGATAAATTAGCTTTCGAAATTATGGATGCATTTAATTCACAAGGTGAAGCGTTTAAACAAAAAGAAAATATTCATAAAATGGCAGAAGCTAATAAGGCATTTTCTCATTTTAGATTTTAA